AGGGTGACTTTTTAATTAAGATTGACCACCACCCAGATGTTGATCCATATGCTGATATGAGTTACGTAGATCCAGATGCTCCAGCAGCATGCCAAATCATTGTAGACTTCTTGAATGAAGAGGGCTTTAAGATTACCAAGGAAGTTGCTTCCCCACTTTATGCTGGAATTGTAGGCGATACCGGTCGTTTCATGTATCCAGAAACTTCAGAGCATACTTTTAAGGTGGCTGCTCAATTAGCTTCTACTGGAATTAACATTACTGAAATCGCTCGTAATATTGCTGATGTAACTTTTGATGAGGCAAAATTGCAAGCCTTGGCAATGGACAAGATGGAAATTGATCCCGTTGGTGCAGCTTATACAATTTTGATGCAGTCAGACTTGAAGAAGTTAGGTTTGACTGATGATCAAGCAAATGTTGCTGTATCTACTCCAGGACGTATTAAAGATGTGCTTGCTTGGAATGTTTTTGTTGAAAAACCAGATGGTACTTTCCGCGTACATTACCGTTCAAAGGGCCCTGTAATCAATGAATTAGCTGCTAAGCATGATGGTGGTGGTCATGCATTAGCTAGTGGTGCTAACGCTAAGGATATGGACGAAGTAAAGCAGGTATTTGCGGAAGTCGTTGAAGTAACTAAGAAGTTTAAAGAAGATCATGAATAATATTTTTATAGATTCAAGAATTAAACCAGCTATTCAGGCTGGTTTAAAGAAGATCCATTTTGAAAAGCCAACTAAGGTGCAGGAGAAAGTTATTCCTGCTATGTTGTCTGACTTGAGTGTAGTAGTGCAAGCAGCAACTGGCTCAGGAAAAACGCATGCTTATTTAGTACCAATTTTTAATGAAATTGAAGAAGATAAACGCTATGTTCAAGCAATCGTTACTTTGCCTAGTCGTGAATTAGCCGATCAGCTTTATCAAGTAGCACGGCAGCTCCGTGATGCGGCAGGGATGCATTTTTCAATTGCACATCTTGCGGGCGGAACTGATCGTGAACGTCAATTAGAAAAGTATCAAAATAATACTCCACAATTGGTGATTGCAACTCCAGGACGTTTGTTAGACTTTGTTCAAAAGAAGGTTTTTGCAGTTGATCAAGTAAAAACTTTTGTTATCGACGAAGCTGACATGACCTTGGACATGGGCTTTTTGAACGACATTGATCAAGTTGCTGCTAAATTGCCGAAGGATGTCCAAATTGCTGCCTTTTCAGCAACTATTCCAGTTAAATTGTCTAACTTTTTACGCAAATATATGGCTCATCCTGATGAGATCGTTATTGATAATCCTAGTGTTATTGCGCCAACGATTAAAAACGATTTGCTTGATATTGGCTCAAAGGATCGCAAGAATGTCTTGTACAAATTGTTAACTATGGGACAACCATATTTGGCGTTGGTTTTTGCTAACACTAAGCAAAAGGTTGATGAGTTGACTAATTATTTGCAAGATCAGGGTTTGAAGGTAGCTAAAATTCACGGTGGGGTAACTGAACGTGAAAGAAAGCGTACTCTGCGTCAGGTTGAGCAAGGACAGTATCAATATGTGGTAGCTAGTGACCTAGCTGCTCGTGGCTTAGATATTGATGGTGTTAGTCTGGTTGTCAATTATGAAATACCACGTGATATTGAGTTCGTGATTCACCGGATTGGCCGGACGGGGCGTAATGGCTTATCTGGTCATGCGATAACTTTAATTCGTGAAGAAGAAATGAACCGAATTGAAGAATTGGAAAAGATGGGTGTTCATTTTGACTTCGTTGAAATTAAAAATGGTGAATTAATGCCACGTAAACACTATCGCAGTCGTGAAAATCGTCAAAGCAAGAATCGTAAGCTTGATACCAAGCTGGTGGGTTACGTTAAAAAAGAGAAGAGAAAGCGTAAGCCAGGTTACAAGAAGAAGATTAAGCGTGCGATTCAAGAGGATAATCGTCAAAAACGTAAGTTGGAACAGCGTCATGAGGTTCGTAAGGCAAAACGTTTGAGAAAGCGCAAGCGTGAACAAGGGCTTTGACAGAAGCGGATTTTGTAGTACAATTATTTCAGCTTAAGATATGTTTTTTGATCAATTATTTCAAAGAGAGAGCCAGTTAGATGAGAATGGCTTAATAATAGTCAAAAAATGCTCCTTTAAGTTTCATAATTAAGAATATCAAGAGGTAACAAACACTGTTGCAATCAAGGTGGTACCGCGCGTGGAGCGTCCTTGAAGAAAGCAATAGTGTTTTTTATTTATTTTTAGGGAGATTTATTTTAATGAAGAAACTAAATAGTTCAGAGTTTCGCCAAATGTTTTTAGACTTCTTCAAGGATCATGGTCACATGATTATGCCAAGTGCATCATTAATCCCACAAGATGACCCAACTCTTCTTTGGATTAACTCAGGTGTTGCTACCATGAAGAAGTACTTTGATGGCTCAGTTGTACCAAAGAATCACAGAATTACTTCATCTCAAAAGTCAATCAGAACCAACGATATTGAAAATGTTGGTAAGACTGCACGTCACCAAACTTTCTTTGAAATGCTTGGTAACTTCTCAGTTGGTGACTACTTTAGAGATGAAGCTATTCCTTGGGCATGGGAATTCTTAACTAGTCCTGATTGGCTTGGCTTGCCAAAGGAAAAGCTTTACTGTACTGTTTATCCAAAAGATGAAGACTCATTTAATGTTTGGGTAAAGGCAGGGATGCCAGCTGATCATATTGTTAAGTTGGAAGATAACTTCTGGGATATTGGTGAAGGTCCATGTGGTCCTGATACCGAAATTTTCTACGATCGTGGTCAAGAAAACAACGACGTTGCTGAAGATGATCCAGAAAACTTCCCTGGTGGTGAAAATGCACGTTACCTTGAAATTTGGAACATCGTATTTTCACAATACAACCACTTGCCAAATGGCAAATATGTCGATCAACCACATAAGAACATCGATACTGGTATGGGACTAGAACGTGTTCTTTCAATTTTGCAAGATGCTCCAACAAACTTCGAAACCGACTTGTTCTTGCCAATTATTCACGCCACTGAAGAAATGACTGATGACAAGAAGTACGGCGTTAACAAGGAAGACACTACTGCTTTCAAGATTATCGCTGACCACGTTCGTGCCGTAAGTTTTGCGATTGCTGATGGTGCGCTTCCTTCAAACTCGGGCCGTGGTTATGTTCTTCGTCGTTTGATCCGTCGCGCAGACTTGAATGGTCAACGCTTAGGAATTAAGGGTGCCTTCCTTTACAAGTTGGTTCCAGTTGTTGGAAAAATCATGGAAAGTCACTACCCAGAAGTTATGGATCAACGCGGCTTTATCGAAAACGTTATCCAAAACGAAGAAGAAAGATTTCAATCAACTCTTGATACTGGTTTGACTTTGCTTGACGACTTAATCGACAAGGCAAAGAATTCTAAGGATAAGACCATTTCAGGTAAAGATGCCTTCAAGATGTTTGATACTTACGGCTTCCCATATGAATTGACTTTTGAATCAGCACAAGATGCTGGCCTTAAGGTTGACAAGAAGGGCTTTGACGCAGAAATGGCTGCTCAAAAAGAGCGTGCACGTAAAGCTCGTGGTGACCTTCAATCAATGGGACGTCAAGATGTAACTTTAATGAACATTAAGGATAAGTCAGTCTTTGAACGTGATACTTACGAAGAACCACATGCAAAGCTAGTTGACATTGTTGTTGATGATAAGTTGGTTGATAAGGCCGATGGCGAACATGCTACTTTGGTCTTTGACAAGACTCCATTTTACGCAGAACGTGGTGGTCAAGTTGCTGATCATGGTAAGATTTATAACCAAAATGGCGAATTAGTAGCTGAAGTTACTGACGTCCAACACGCACCTAACGACCAAAACTTACACTTTGTTGACCTTATTTTGCCAGTTGAAAAGGGTCAAGAATACGTATTGAAGTTAGATAAGGAACGTCGTGAAGGGTTACGTCACTCTCACTCAGCAACTCACCTTCTTCACGCTGCTCTTCGTCAAGTCTTAGGTGAACACACTCACCAAGCTGGTTCATTAGTTGATCCTGACTACTTAAGATTTGACTTTACTGCAATGGAACCAATGACCAAGCGTGAGCTTAAGACCGTTGAAGAATTGGTTAACCAAAAGATTTGGGAAGCTATTCAAGTTAAGACTACTATCACTACCCCTGAAGAGGGTGAAAAGATGGGTGCTTTAGCCCTCTTTGATAGCAAGTACGGTGATAAGGTTCGTGTTGTTCAAATGGGTGACTTCTCAAGTGAATTCTGTGGTGGTACTCACGTGGACAATACTAACCAAATTGGAATCTTCAAGATTACTTCAGAATCAGCTGTCGGTGCTGGTATGCGTAGAATTGAAGCTGTAACTTCTAAGAAGGCTTATGAATACTTGGCAAACCGTTCAGACTTACTTGATGATATTCAAGAAGAAGTTAAGGCAACCAAGCCAGATAACATTGTCGATAAGATTGATTCACTTGAAAGTGATTTGCACGATGCTCAAAAGCAAGTTGAAACTTTGAACAAGAAGATCAATGCTGCTAAGGCTGGTCAAATCTTTAATGACGTTAAACAAGCTGGTGACTTGACTGTCATTGCTGCTACTGCAGATGTTAACGGGATGAGTGACTTGCGTGAACTTGCTGATAACTGGAAGAGCGGCAACAAGTCTGATGTTTTAGTTTTAGCTGCTGAAAATGCTGGCAAGGCTAATATGATTATTGCTTTAGGCCAAAAGGCATTAGACAAGGGCCTTAAAGCAGGTAACTTAATCAAGATCGCTGCCCCAATCTTTGGAGGTGGCGGTGGCGGCCGTCCAAACATGGCTCAAGCCGGTGGTAAGAATCCAGCAGGCTTGAATGATGCTATTAAGGCAGTTATTGACGAAATTTCTAAGAACTAAGAATTAATTAATTGTGTTTAAGCTTTTTTTCAAGTAAAATTGTTGACAGGAGGAATAAATATGAGTTCGCTAGATAAGACTATGCATTTTGACTTTAATCAGAACAAAGGAAAAAATGTTTATGATACTCTGCAAGATGTTTACAATGCGCTTGAAGAAAAGGGCTATAATCCTATTAACCAGATTGTAGGTTACTTACTTTCTGGCGATCCTGCTTATATTCCACGGCATAACGATGCCCGTAATTTGATTCTTAAGCACGAACGTGACGAGATTATTGAAGAACTTGTTAAGAGTTATCTTGGTAAGAATAAATAATGCGTTTATTAGGTTTAGATGTAGGTTCTAAAACTGTGGGAGTAGCAATTAGCGATGAGCTAGGAATTACTGCCCAGAAGTTGGAGACTATCCAGATTGATGAAAGCAGATATAACTTTGGTATGCGTCCATTGAAGAAGCTAGTCAGACAATATGAAGTTGACGGTTTCGTATTAGGTTTACCTAAGAATATGGATGGTACTTCTGGTAGTTCCGTAGCTAGAAGTAAGGCATACGGCAAACGACTAGAGGAAAAGTTTGGTTTACCTGTACATTATTCTGATGAGAGATTGACAACAATTGAATCACGACGAGTACTTGTTGAGGATGCAGGGATCCATGATCGCAAGAAGCGTAAACAAGTAATTGATCAGATGGCAGCGGTGCTCATCTTGCAAAATTATTTAGATTTACACCGAAAGGATTAAAATGGCAGCACAAGTTAATGGTGACGATCAAGATCGTCAAATTACTTTGATTGATGATCAAGGTAATGAAGAATTGTATGAGATATTATTTACTTTTCATTCAGATGACTATGACAAATCTTACGTGCTTCTTTATCCAGCCGCTGTTGGCGATGATGAAGATATTGAGGTGCAAGCTTTCAGTTATGATGCCGATGATGCCGGCGATGTAACAAGTAGCGATTTGCATGAGATTGAATCTGATGATGAGTGGGACATGGTCCAGGGAGTTTTAAATACTTTCTTAGATGATGACCGCTTGAGTGGTAAATAATAAAAAGAGGACTGGCTGTGGCTGGTCCTTTTTGTTAGTTTTAGAAAAAAGATAAAAATGAACAAGAAAATATTAGAGATTTTAGAATTTGGCGAAATTACTAAGCGCTTGAGTAAATTAGCGATTACTGGTCCCGCTAAAAAAGAAGCGGAGGAATTATTACCTAGTGGTGATTTTGAACAAGTACAAAATGAGTTAAAGCAGACTTTAGCTTTGACTAATTTGCTACGAATTAAGGGACAACTTCCTTTAACGGACTTTCAGGACGTACGTCCAAGTACTAAACGTTTAAGCGTGAAAGCTAATTTAAATGCTAAGGAATTAGGTAATTTATTATTAGTATTAAGTTTAGCTCATGAAATTAATGACTTTTTGGCAGAAATAGATCCAAACAAACTGGATTTAACTGCAATTGATGAAATTTTAGATCAATTAGATGTGCCGGATCTTTTATTTAGAGAATTAAAGAAATCAGTTGATTATGATGGTGAGGTATTAGATACAGCCTCACATGAACTAGCTCGTTTGCGTCATGATATACGTTCTAATGAAGAGGAAATTAAGAATAAGATGGATGCTTATACTAAGGGCAATAGTAGTAAGTATTTATCTGAGCAAATTGTGACTATTCGTGATGACCGCTATGTTATTCCAGTTAAGCAAGAATATCGGGCAAAATTTGGTGGGGTAGTTCATGATCAAAGTGCCAGTGGTCAAACACTGTTTATAGAGCCGGAAGCCGTTTTAAACCTTAATAACCGCCAACAGAATTTAATTGCTCAAGAAAAACAAGAAATTCGTAATATTTTGAAGCACTTATCTAATTTGGCTCGTGAAGAAATTACTAGTTTGAATAATATTGCGGCTGCATTAACTGAACTAGATTTCTTGCAGGCTAAAGCCAAGTTAGCAAAAGAAATGAAGGCAAGTGAGCCTCGTCTGACACAAGACCATTCTTTGAACTTATTAAAAGCGCGTCACCCATTGATTGACCCAGAAAAGGTAGTACCTAATGACATTCGTTTAGGTGGTGAATTTGATACTATGCTGATCACGGGGCCTAACACCGGTGGTAAGACAATTACCTTAAAAACAGCAGGATTGCTTCAATTGATGGCACAGTCTGGATTATTTATCCCGGCTGAAGAAGGTAGCAAGGTTGGCGTCTTTAAGCAAGTTTATGCTGATATTGGCGATGAACAGTCAATTGAACAATCGTTAAGTACTTTTTCATCACATATCAATGATATTATTGCGATCATGAAGAATGTTGATTCTGAGACCTTAGTTTTAATTGATGAAATTGGTGCAGGGACTGATCCAGAAGAGGGTGCTAGTTTGGCAATTAGTATCTTAGACTTTTTGCGTAAAAAAGATGCTAAGATCATGGTGACAACGCACTATCCTGAATTGAAGCTTTATGGTTATAATCGGCCACGGACGACTAATGCCTCAATGGAATTTGACTTAAAGACCTTGTCGCCAACTTATCATTTGCAGATTGGTATTCCTGGTCATAGTAATGCCTTTGCCATTGCCCGCAAGCTAGGGATGCGTGAAGATGTTGTCAAAAATGCCCAGAACTTAATGTCAGATGAAGATTCTGATATTAATAAGATGATCACCAAGTTGAATACGCAAACCAAGGCAGCTGCTGTGGCTCGCAATCGTCTGCAAACCAGTTTGGATCGGAGCCAAAAATTGGAGCAAAAGTTGCAACAAGCACTTGATTGGTATAACCAACGTGTACAAAAACAGCTTGATTTTGCACAAGAGCGAGCTAATGAAGTTGTTGCCAAACGCCGTAAAAAAGCTGATGAGATTATTGCCCAACTTGAAAAACAAAAGAACATGGGCGTCAAGGAAAATAAGATTATTGAAGCTAAAGGCGAACTCAACAGTTTAGAGCGTCAGGCTAATAATTTGGCTCATAATAAGGTCTTACAGCGTGAAAAACGTCGTCACCATGTAAGTGTAGGCGATCGAGTAAAGGTCCTCTCATATGGTCAGACAGGTACGATTACTAAGAAATTATCTGAACATGAATATGAGGTTCAGATGGGAATTATCAAAGTTAAGGTTAGTGATCGCGATATTGAGAGAATTGAAAAGGGCGAAAGTACTAAGCCTAGACAAACTGTTAGAGCAACCAGTGCGGTTAGAAGAAGTAATGCTCATAGCGAGCTGGATTTGCGAGGTCAACGCTATGATGAAGCAATGACTAATTTGGATCGATATATTGATTCTGTTTTACTGGCAGGACTTGATACGGTTACGATTATTCACGGTATTGGTACTGGTGCGATTAGAAAAGGTGTTTGGCAATATCTCCGCAGCAGCAATCATGTAAAGAACTTTAATTATGCACCAGCTAATGAAGGTGGCAATGGTGCAACAATTGTACAATTAAAGTAAGCGTCTTACTTGCAAAAAGTAAGTATAATAGAATATACTTATAATATAAATAAATGAATTGAAAAAATGTGAGGTAATAATTATGGTTGAAGCAATTAATGATCAAAATTTTGAAGAAGAAACTAAGAATGGTGTAGCATTAGTAGACTTTTGGGCAACTTGGTGTGGTCCATGTAAGATGCAATCACCAGTAATTGATCAATTATCTGAAGAACGTCAAGACGTTAACTTCTACAAGATGGATGTTGACCAAAATCAAGATACAGCTAAGAATTTGGGTATTATGGCTATTCCTACTTTAATCGTAAAGAAGGATGGCAATATTGTAGACCGAATTACTGGTTACACTCCAAAAGAAAAGTTAAACCAAATTTTGGATCAATATACTGATTAATTTAAAAATCAAAAAAAGCTTGAGACGATGTTGCCTCAAGCTTTTTTGATATATCACTTATTTTGATTTACTTGCTTTTTTAGCAAGTCACGAATTTCTTCTAAATAGTCGGCCTCAGTTGGACCAGCTTCTTTTTCTTTCTTGGGCATTACTCTATTTAAAGCCTTGATCATTAAAAATACCACAAATGAAATGATCAAGAAGTTAATGACAGAATTGATGAAGCTGCCATATTTAAATGTAGCATCCCCAACCTTAAAAACGAGGTTAGAAAAATCAATTTTGCCGGCAAAGATCCCAAGTAGGGGGTTGATCAAGTTTTTTACTAAAGATTGTACGATAGCAGTGAAGGCAGCACCAATGATTACACCAACTGCCATGTCCATTACATTGCCACGTGAAATAAACTCTTTAAATTCTTTAATCATGCTCTACTCCTATATCTAATATATATATACGCGTGGTGCTAGTTAAATCGTTCTAGACAATAAGCCAAATTATAAGCTAAAATTGCAATTTCCAACCGGCTTTGAAAGCCTATCAGACTACGTGCTCGATTGTTCTCGGCATTGTAATAGGTCAGAAGCGAAAAGTCGCTTTCAATTGTTCTGCGAATAGCCATCAATTGATGATCATTGTGCTTTTTAGCTCCTGTCATATTTTTACGATATGGTGTCCAAAGTTCATAACCCATTTGTTTTAGCTGTTGATGCAGTTCTTTGCCTAAATAGCCTTCGTCGCCAAGAAGATAGTAATTAGATGGATGTGCATTTTCCATCAGTTCAACTGTCTCCTTGGCATCATGAACTGATGCTTTTGTTACGACATAATCAAGAATGTAACCGTCATCGCTAACAATGGCATGAACTTTGAAACCATAGAAGTAAATTTTCTTGGTGGCCTTATAACCAATGTTGGCATAACCGCGAAAAATTTTAGCACGATAGTTGCGAATTGGTTGGCAAACAGGTACCGGAAAGCTGTCAATGATCAAGAAATGTCCATTCAGGTCAACCTTTTTATTCATTTCTTGCCGTATCTGATAAATCAATTGCAATAGCTGACGTGAACGCCGATTAAAACGTGAGTGTGATAAACAATTGAAACATTCACAGAATCTTCTTTGTGATTCAATTCCTGTCTTAGCTTGCCAGATAAGTAAAGCCAAAATCAGACTGTCCGTAGTTTTAATTTGATCAATATTTCGCCGATGAGTAAACTCAGCCGGTGCATACAAACGATACCAGTGCCGACAAATTATCACTAAATCTTTAAAACTAACTTGTAAATGGTGGCTAAAACGCTTAAGCTTAAGGCAGTTCAATCAGATCAGACTCTTTTCTATTATTACTATTTACAAGTCGAGTCTAACAAGATTGGACTTTTTTATTAACTAAAACGATTTAACTAGCACCACGCGTATATATATATAAATGCGATTTTAACTAAAGTATATATGAGTGGTTATTTATAGTCTATCAATTTGCTTTTAACCGAAGCGAGCGATAAATTGAACTTTCTTTTCTTTATCTAAAATATTAATTTCACATTCGGTGGTTCGACCAGTTGATTTTTGAAATGCTTCCGCGATCATTCCGCCTTCAAGGGAGAATTCCTTGCTGGCGCTATTCAAACGATCAGTGACAGTTTGGCCACTTAATTCGTAAGTAGTAAATGATCGTCTTTCTTTAACTTTTTCTAGCTTACCAAATTCAGCCATGTTGAAGAATTCAACTAAATCATCATAATCACTTAAATCATATTTTCGCGCGATTCTCTTGCCAGCCCAATAAAGAATTGAGGCGTCATCATCGCCTAAAATAGTTGGCAAAAGGAAATCGCGGTAAAGTTGGTTAATAAAATATACGTGCTCGTTTGTGTTTTCTGTGTTTTCTGTGTTTTCTGTCATAAACTTGTTCATCCCTTTTATTCTTTTTTATTTTACCGTAAACTAGTATAAGTAGAAAATAAATTTTTGATTTTAAGAGGGTTTTATTATGGATAATCGTCCGATTGGATTATTGGATTCAGGGCTAGGTGGCCTATCTGTTGCAAAAAAAGTAATTGAAAAATTGCCTAATGAATCAACTGTTTTTATTGGTGATAACGCTCATATGCCGTATGGCGATCGAACTAAAGAAGAGATTATTGAACTAGTTAGAAAATCAGTCCAATTTTTGTTAGATAAAAATGTTAAGCTGATAATTTTTGCCTGCAATACTGCGACAGCAATGGCTATGAGTACGATTCAAGCAGAAATCGATCCACAAATTATCGGAGTTATTCAGTCGGGGAGTTTGGCCGCTTCACGGACAACTAAGAATAAAAAAGTTGCGGTAGTTTCAACTAAAGCAACAGCAGAATCACATGCTTATGCTAAAGAGATCCGTTTCCGTGATCCAGAAATTCAGGTAACGGAATTAGCTGCCCCTAAACTTGCACCACTTGTGGAGGCTCAAAAAGATCATGAAACCAACTTAAAAGTAGTTAAAGAGAGTTTGACCCCCTTACAAGGAAAAGACTTTGACACTTTAATTATGGGCTGTACGCATTATCCATTGATTCAGAAAGAATTTAAAGAAGCAATTAATGATAAAAATGTTACTATCTTTGATCCTGCAGATCAAGTTGCACAGTATACGTTTAATGTGATGCGGCGCGATGGTTTGTTTAGTGATGGTAATGAAAAAGTCAGTCATGAATATTATACTACAGGCGATCCAACTAGCTTTGATCGTTTAGCAAGAACATTCATGGATGATGCTACTTTAACTTCTAAGCATGTGGATACGGAGAATGAATAATGGTTAAAGAAATTTTATTTGCGACTGGTAATCAAGGTAAAGCAAAAGAACTAAAAGAAGCCTTTAAACAAGCTGGGGTAGATATCGAGATTAAGACGAATGCTGACTTAGACAATCCGCCTCATCCGATTGAAAGTGGCCATACGTTTGAAGCTAATGCCAAGATTAAGGCCCATGAATTAGCTGAGTTTAGCAAGTTGCCTACGATTGCCGATGATTCAGGTTTAATGGTTGATGCTTTGGATGGCGAACCAGGTGTTAGAAGTGCTCGCTATGCTGGCGAAGCTCATAATGATGCAAAGAATAACGCAAAGTTATTAGCTAATTTAGGCGGTGTGCCAGATGAAAAAAGAACGGCCAAGTTTTGGACTACGATTGTGGTTTCAATGCCAGGTGAATTTGATAAAGACTTGGTTGTGTCAGGTACTTGCAGTGGTCGTATTTTGGCCGCACCACGTGGTGAAGATGGTTTTGGGTATGATCCATTGTTTTATATTCCAGAAAAAGAAAAAACTTTTGCACAGATGACTACTGATGAAAAGAATGAGATTTCTCATCGTGGTAATGCAGTGCGAAAATTGCTCCAAGAATTGCCAGCTTGGTTAGAACAATTTGATTAGATAAAAATAGCTCAGTTCGGGTCATTGATGTGTGTGATTTGAACTGAGTTATTTTTAGTGAAATGAGGTGGATATATATGTCAAAAAGTATTGGGGAAGCGCTGAAAGAGGAAAGATGGTCTTTAGGATTAACACAGGAACAATTTATTAAAGGGATTATTAGTGAATCGTTTTATTCAAAAGTAGAACGAGGTAAGAATGAAATAGTAGCAGTAGATTTACTAAAGATTTTAGCTGCTAATAACATTAGTGAAGAAGAATTTTTAAGTAAACTAAATGTTAAGGAAAATAATAATTTAGAGGAAGACTTAAAAGTTCAATTACTTAATGCATATTCTATTCATGATAAAAAGAAAATCAGTATGTTAGTCCAAAAAATACAAAATGCAGCTATGGATGAAAATACTAAAATATCAGCTCGTTTGATTGATGCAGTTGTAAATAATAAGATTAATGATTTAACTCAAAGAGAAATTACACAAATTAAGAGAAAATTTTTTGAAGTTGATGATTGGACCAAAAATATTACAACCTTACAACTTTTTTGTAATTCAATGCTTTTGTTTGATTTTGATGAGCTGGTTCTTTTTGTAAAAAAACTGGAAAAAACATGTAAAGGGAAGTTGATGAAATTACCATTTAATACTCAAAAGATAATTGCATCGATTTGCATAAATTATTTTCATAATTGTTATACAAATGATTGTGGTCAAGATGCAAGCTATGGTTATGAAATAATAGGAGAATTAGCTAATATTCCAGATTTGGGAATATATGTAATAGTTACTAATTTTTATAAGGCATATTTTCAAGGGAATAAAAAGAAAAGTCAACAGATACTAGATTTCTTGAATCAGAATGGATTAAGCGAAATATCTAGCAGATTACCATAGTCATATATGAAGACTTAATTCAAATATGAAGAATATTAGATTTTTTTAATGTTTATACTATAATTTTAATAATTAATGTAACTCTTAGGATTAGCCTAAGGGTTATTTTAGTAACAAAATTATTTATGTGGAGAAAGAAAAATGAGATCGCAATATTTCCAAGCCACTTTTCGAATTGCACGTAAGTCGAAAAAGAATATGTTGCTTGCTGTTTTATTGGTACTTTGCATGATTTTTGCTGTACTGGTTGTAGAAAAGCAGAAAATCAACGATGGCTACCGTCAATGGCGAGACTACAATGAGTCAGTTCATGTTAATGCAGATTATTTTTCTAGCAATTTGCTACGAAAAAAGGATTACAAACAAACTTTTAATAATCTGAATAAACAGGCTGAGT
This is a stretch of genomic DNA from Lactobacillus crispatus. It encodes these proteins:
- a CDS encoding DHH family phosphoesterase; its protein translation is MSSFDDIYEKILQYPTIILHRHTSPDPDAIGSQAGLARALMEKFPDKRILCAGENDEGDLAWINHMDQVKATDYEGALVITTDTANTPRISNKLYDKGDFLIKIDHHPDVDPYADMSYVDPDAPAACQIIVDFLNEEGFKITKEVASPLYAGIVGDTGRFMYPETSEHTFKVAAQLASTGINITEIARNIADVTFDEAKLQALAMDKMEIDPVGAAYTILMQSDLKKLGLTDDQANVAVSTPGRIKDVLAWNVFVEKPDGTFRVHYRSKGPVINELAAKHDGGGHALASGANAKDMDEVKQVFAEVVEVTKKFKEDHE
- a CDS encoding DEAD/DEAH box helicase, with product MNNIFIDSRIKPAIQAGLKKIHFEKPTKVQEKVIPAMLSDLSVVVQAATGSGKTHAYLVPIFNEIEEDKRYVQAIVTLPSRELADQLYQVARQLRDAAGMHFSIAHLAGGTDRERQLEKYQNNTPQLVIATPGRLLDFVQKKVFAVDQVKTFVIDEADMTLDMGFLNDIDQVAAKLPKDVQIAAFSATIPVKLSNFLRKYMAHPDEIVIDNPSVIAPTIKNDLLDIGSKDRKNVLYKLLTMGQPYLALVFANTKQKVDELTNYLQDQGLKVAKIHGGVTERERKRTLRQVEQGQYQYVVASDLAARGLDIDGVSLVVNYEIPRDIEFVIHRIGRTGRNGLSGHAITLIREEEMNRIEELEKMGVHFDFVEIKNGELMPRKHYRSRENRQSKNRKLDTKLVGYVKKEKRKRKPGYKKKIKRAIQEDNRQKRKLEQRHEVRKAKRLRKRKREQGL
- the alaS gene encoding alanine--tRNA ligase, producing the protein MKKLNSSEFRQMFLDFFKDHGHMIMPSASLIPQDDPTLLWINSGVATMKKYFDGSVVPKNHRITSSQKSIRTNDIENVGKTARHQTFFEMLGNFSVGDYFRDEAIPWAWEFLTSPDWLGLPKEKLYCTVYPKDEDSFNVWVKAGMPADHIVKLEDNFWDIGEGPCGPDTEIFYDRGQENNDVAEDDPENFPGGENARYLEIWNIVFSQYNHLPNGKYVDQPHKNIDTGMGLERVLSILQDAPTNFETDLFLPIIHATEEMTDDKKYGVNKEDTTAFKIIADHVRAVSFAIADGALPSNSGRGYVLRRLIRRADLNGQRLGIKGAFLYKLVPVVGKIMESHYPEVMDQRGFIENVIQNEEERFQSTLDTGLTLLDDLIDKAKNSKDKTISGKDAFKMFDTYGFPYELTFESAQDAGLKVDKKGFDAEMAAQKERARKARGDLQSMGRQDVTLMNIKDKSVFERDTYEEPHAKLVDIVVDDKLVDKADGEHATLVFDKTPFYAERGGQVADHGKIYNQNGELVAEVTDVQHAPNDQNLHFVDLILPVEKGQEYVLKLDKERREGLRHSHSATHLLHAALRQVLGEHTHQAGSLVDPDYLRFDFTAMEPMTKRELKTVEELVNQKIWEAIQVKTTITTPEEGEKMGALALFDSKYGDKVRVVQMGDFSSEFCGGTHVDNTNQIGIFKITSESAVGAGMRRIEAVTSKKAYEYLANRSDLLDDIQEEVKATKPDNIVDKIDSLESDLHDAQKQVETLNKKINAAKAGQIFNDVKQAGDLTVIAATADVNGMSDLRELADNWKSGNKSDVLVLAAENAGKANMIIALGQKALDKGLKAGNLIKIAAPIFGGGGGGRPNMAQAGGKNPAGLNDAIKAVIDEISKN
- a CDS encoding IreB family regulatory phosphoprotein, translating into MSSLDKTMHFDFNQNKGKNVYDTLQDVYNALEEKGYNPINQIVGYLLSGDPAYIPRHNDARNLILKHERDEIIEELVKSYLGKNK
- the ruvX gene encoding Holliday junction resolvase RuvX, translating into MRLLGLDVGSKTVGVAISDELGITAQKLETIQIDESRYNFGMRPLKKLVRQYEVDGFVLGLPKNMDGTSGSSVARSKAYGKRLEEKFGLPVHYSDERLTTIESRRVLVEDAGIHDRKKRKQVIDQMAAVLILQNYLDLHRKD
- a CDS encoding DUF1292 domain-containing protein; protein product: MAAQVNGDDQDRQITLIDDQGNEELYEILFTFHSDDYDKSYVLLYPAAVGDDEDIEVQAFSYDADDAGDVTSSDLHEIESDDEWDMVQGVLNTFLDDDRLSGK